The stretch of DNA TGTTTTTTGGGGTAATGCACCCTAGGGAGAGCGAGACTTCGATTCCCCTATTGAATAGTGCCATTCAAATATGCGCGCGCGTCACGTAGGGGTACCTGAAAAAAGACTGCCACCACTGCCACCAAGAGATAAGTTGTTGAAAAGAAAGAAGAAAAAGGTGGCAGGTGGTACTGCCACCCCTCTGCCACCCCTGCCACCTCTGAAACTTTGAGTGAAAGCACTGCTGCGGAATGTGAAGTGTCCCGGCCGGACCGACGAATCGCGGGGGGGAGTGAGGGGGATTGAGACGAGTCGCGGGAGTGACATGGCCTGAGGATGGCCTCAGAACGGCCGGAAACGGCCTCCTGGCACGAGAAAGGGGCAGGGGGGCGCCTTCCCCCCTGGGAGAGGGCTCTCGGCGATTCCTGGGGCTTGCTGGGCCGTCATCCACCTGTGAGGGCCGACGGAAGCGCCGCACCCCCCCTGCGCGGTGGATGTGATTGAACTGTGAGGAGACTGTGTTTCACGGAGTGCGCGTCCTGATTCATGGACGGCGCGTCTCCACCTGCGTGGATGGCGGATGGAGCCATTGGCGCTTCTCCCACCCGTGTAGAGGGTGCCCCGGGCGGTGTCGTCTCGGCATGAAAGTCGCAGAGCGGCGCTCGCATGTCCCCGACGCTGAGACAGCCGATTTTTTCACGTGACGGCGCCTTCGCCCGAGAATCAGGGTGCGTCGGCATAGCACTGAATTCGCGTTTGGCCGTGTATGCCAACACTCGAAGGCTGCATGGTGCGTGTCACCTGCATCCCGTGGAAGGGACGTGTGAATGTCCCCAGTATGGCGACGCCGGTACTGCGTTTGTGCGCGTTGTCGGGCTTCCCGCACTCAGGTTTCGACGTCTCGGCCGTAGTGTGCGGGCATGTATCAACGCGGTGGTATTGAGGGTTGTGGAGAAGGTGCCGTGAATTCCGGATTCAGCGAGATGTGTGGAGCGATTGCGGCCGGCCTGGTGCTGTCGGTGGGGTTGGGTGTCCAAGTCGTCGCCCGGCTTCAGGCCGACGCGTGGGGGCTGCCTTGTCCCGCTCCTATTGCCCCTGCAGTCGCCCCGATAGTCTCAATAGGGCTCGCTCGCTGCTGTCGCGGAGCCACTGGCCGCTGACTTGGGCCTGTGCCGCGTCTGGCCGAATCCCGATTGAGTCCCCACAGCGTCCTGGCGCTCCCACGAATACGGGAGCTGCTGGACGCTGACGTCGCTTCTCGTGTGGGACTCGCCACGCTTCCCCATTCCGCTGGCCCTTGCCGAGCGCTGGGCTGGGACGATGTGCGCCTGTGCGTAGATGCTGGAACACACTTCACGAGGAACTCGGCGTGTCCATTCGGACGGCCGAAGCGCAGCGCGCCTACCGCCTGCTGCGGCGCAATTGGGAGACACTCGAAGACTTCGAGCAGCCAGAGGCCCTTGTCGCATTTCTCACCGCGCGCGAGGGGGACTCCCACGTCAAGGACGCAGTGCTTGCCGGCCTCGTCACGCTGGCGCAGATGCGGGCGGAGTCCGGCTTCTTCACGGCGCTGTTGTGGCTGGGAGTATGGCCGGGGCTGGACGGCGTGTATCGCCGCTGTCTCAGGCGCTTTCGTGTCTCGCCCGCGGAGGTGGTTTCTGCGATTGCCGCGTCCTTCCTGGGACTCGTGGCGCGCGTCAACTTGTCCAGCGTCCAGCGGGTGGCAGCAGCACTCGTGCTGGGTACCGAGCGCGACGTCCTGAAGGCCTTGAGCAAGGAGCGAGGGGCCGAACTCCATGGCGTGTTGGCAGAGACGGGGAGCGGGGAGCCCCAACTGGACCTGCCGACACCTTCTGTGTCGCTCGTCCTCTCCTTCGAGTCGGAGATGGCGGAGCTGCGTGCATGGCTTCGCCCTCTTGTTGGAGACGACACGGAGCTGCTGGTGTCCGTCCTTCTCTATGAGGAGGGCTATGTCGAGGTGGGGGCGAGCTTGGGGCTTGCGCCTGCGGCAGTGCGCAAGCGCGTCCAGCGGGCCCTGGGGCGCCTGCGAAAAATGAAGAAAAAAATGCCCGGAAAATTTCGTTGTCCCAAATCGCTTCGCGAAAGTGCTTTTAGTAGTGGTGAGATTTGAAACAACCTGGACGGGATTGAAGTCGCAGCAGGGCGGGAGACGGCGCGGTGGCCTGCAATGTCAGGCGGCTGATGTCCCCGATTCATTGCTGCCGGGCTTTGACTGAAGGGCGGGCCCATTCTCGGGCCCCATTCGTGAAGCGCATTCACGCAGCCTGTCCGCCCCGGCGGACAGCGACGCCCTCGTATTGCCAACAACCTGGAAGGACTGAATGAGAACAGCCACGCGAAACAACTTCGAGCGCGATGAAACATTCGTGCGCTTCTTCGCGCGCATCGACGGACACCGCCTCCGGGTGGTGGGCCGGGGCGACTCAGGGCCGGAAGAGGAGGGCCGCAGCGCGTGCCTCTGCTGCGAGTGCGCCGGGGCACAGGCCAATGACTACATCCGCCTGCCAGGCCTCTTCCGCCGCTGGGAGATTCAGCACGTTGTGGATGCCGACGCGGACTTCAACGTCGAGCCTGCGGGCTGCGCGGAGGACGGCACCGAGTTGTTTTCCATGTACCGGCGCGCGCACCCCACCACGACGCATTGCCAGAAAGAGGAGTGAAGCACATGGCCAACATGTGGGAACAGACGGCCGCAATGGCCAAGCAGCATGAGCAGCAGGGCGGTGCCTGGCTGAAGCTCGCGAATGACGGGGACACCGCCGTCGTCGTCTTTCTCGGGGAGCCGCACCCGCGCGAGGTGGTTTTCGTCGACAACAAGTTCGTCCCCTTCGACGAGACGCTGAAGGCCCAGGGGCAAAAGCCCTCGCTGCGCGTGGCCCTCAACGTCGCCGTCTACGGGACGCGCGAGGTGAAGGTGATGGAGCAGGCCGTCACCTTCTTCAACACGCTGATGGAGTTGCGCGCGAAGTACGGGCTCGAGCGGTGGGCCTTCGAGGTGAAGCGCCGAGGTGCGGCCAAGGACACGAAGACGACGTACTCCATCCTCCCGGACCGGCAGCTCACTCAAGAGGAGATGGCGGCCTTCCAGTCGTTGCAGCAGCATGACCTGCCGAAGCTGTACGCGGCCGAGGCGGCTGGCGCGGCGAGCGGCGCGTCGCCTGCGGGCGCTTCCAGCGCGAAGCCCGCCGAGCCTGTCGACGTGAAGCTCGCGCAGGCGATGGCCACCGCGCTGAAGGCGCTGCCGCGCGAGGCGGTGGACAGGTTCCTCCAGAAGTTCGCCGTCCAGCGCATCCGGGACATCCCTGCGTCGAAGGGCGAGCTGGCGCGCGCCTTCGTCGACTCCCTCGTCGCCGAATACTCCGCGGAGAGTGTTGCGGACGTGGACCCCTTCGGGCCGTAAGCACGCCCCACTGAAGTTGGTTGCCGAAGCTGTGCGCGAAGGGGGCCTGTTGCGTGCCCCCGACGCGCTTCTCTGAGGAAGACAAGAATGGTGGAAGACTTCTCCGAAATGCGCGGGGACGGGGGACGTGTTGTCTCTCGCACCCATGACTCCAGCGTGGGGGCCGCGCCGTCAGCGCCTACGCGCAACACGAGCACGGGCAAGCGGACGCTGCGCGTGCGTGTGGATGCCGGGCTGCGGCTCGCGGCGGGTGACGTGCCGCCCAAGGTGCTGGAGGCCCTCTGCCGCGCGCTCTCCCTGCCCAACCCCGCGTATTGGAAGCTGGTGCGGCTGCGCAAGCGCCCGGGGGCGGAACCCCAGACGCTGTACTTCTTCCGCCAGGAGGGACGCGAGCTGGTGCTGCCGCGCGGGGCCATTCACCTGCTGCGAAGGGCTGCGGACGGGGCGGGCCTGACGCTGTCCTTCGAGGACGCGCGAGTGTTGCCGCCCAAGCGCCTGCCGAAGCTGCCGGAGGTGGCGCTGCGCGACTACCAGGCCGAGGCCGTGGAGCGGCTGGCGAAGGCCACCCAGGGGACGGCGGTGCTCCCATGTGGAGGCGGGAAGTGTGTGAAAAATGACTCCCTCATCTTCACGGACCGTGGACTGGTCACCGCCGCTGAGCTTGCCGTCGGCGTTCCCGAGGAACATGCGGCCTTCACGGAAGTCGGCGTGGACACGTCGACGGGTCGCGCAACCACGAACGCCGTCTACAACGGGGGGCGCTCACCAACGAAACGGGCCCGACTCGCTCTTGGCTATGAGTTGGAGGCGACGCCGGAGCATCCCATTCGAGTGCTGCGTGATGACGCCCTCGCCTGGGTGCGCATGGACGAACTCCACGTTGGGGACCGCGTCGCCTTGCGTCGCGGCAGCGAGGTGTGGGGACGCTCCTCTCTTCCCGAGGCATTCCGCTGGGTAAAGCCCAAGTATGCGGCGAACTTGAAGCTCCCCAAGGGCCTGGTGCTCGATGAGGTGGCGGCCGAGGCCTGCGGCCTCCTGGTCTCCG from Myxococcus xanthus encodes:
- a CDS encoding sigma-70 family RNA polymerase sigma factor, producing MSIRTAEAQRAYRLLRRNWETLEDFEQPEALVAFLTAREGDSHVKDAVLAGLVTLAQMRAESGFFTALLWLGVWPGLDGVYRRCLRRFRVSPAEVVSAIAASFLGLVARVNLSSVQRVAAALVLGTERDVLKALSKERGAELHGVLAETGSGEPQLDLPTPSVSLVLSFESEMAELRAWLRPLVGDDTELLVSVLLYEEGYVEVGASLGLAPAAVRKRVQRALGRLRKMKKKMPGKFRCPKSLRESAFSSGEI